Below is a window of Populus alba chromosome 2, ASM523922v2, whole genome shotgun sequence DNA.
ttaatgttgaatttaccttagaattagtaattgaatatgtttgaataattagtaattttactctattattgcatgatttgtgtttaattatttccattgattttaattgttagtcgagagtttttttgaatttattgaatatattttattgttgtattggcataattatcgaataatttattgaattgtaattgttagtgttgaatttaccttagtattagtaattgaatatgttggaataattagtaattttactttattattgcatgatttgtgtttaattatttccattgattataattgttagtctagagttttttttttttaatttattgaatatattttatcattgtattggcataattattgaataatttgttgaattgtaattgttaatgttgaattttactttagaattagtaattgaatatgttggaataattagtatagatttggtcaattggttgtggctattgtcaatatttgcaggtttgtggatttgggtggTATCCaatataggggaggtgctgtcgaatttttttttttcgaatttaattatataattattcatataaaattgtGTAGATGCATAGAACAAAATTCACAGCTCATCGGTCACGTATGATCACAACTAGTTCTTCTAGTAGCGAGGATGATATATCCTTAGGTGCCTTTCAAGAAAAGGCACCTACGCCACCTGCGCTGTCAactgatgctgcctcttccagtgCTAGTTCACAGCATAGAGACGTCGTGCCTTCACAGCAAAATCAATtcacccgcaagtacgaggtacaatggaaggacgacctttcaatgtaagtttgttaaggttttagtttttttttttttaaaaaattataacataatttataaacaactaatcactatttcattaatttcatttattttcaggttcacaaacattgaggccgcctaAGTAATATCATTGGcgtttaaatcgtcgatggagattctattatttcaatggagtcacATATCCAAACCTCCTGAATGGACACcttaaatcaatgcatggtttgacagatttaaggttggtgttaatttataatttctagcttatttctaataaattattaatataattgtaaataaattattttttttatttaaaattaattatttatatataggaCAATTCGAATTGGGACAGTGCGCATGACACTGCtatgaggagggtgtgggaaaatcacgcaacaactaggtaacattgaaaacaatacaacatttttttagaaacaatttatgtttgaaaatttaatttctcaCTATGGAAGCAGGTTGTGTGATTTGTGGTATGAAGcacaaaaaaaggcaaaaaaaaccgCGAGAGATAATGGTCTCCAAGGTTGGAATGATGTGGCGGTCACACTAATTagttaccctagcttcaaacacaacacacaagatagtatagagcaagcaaagggtcgatcccacgagaaaggttcaagtcagatttttatgctagatgatatgcaatttggggggggggtttggacgttatctaggctaaaacaaaataaaatagaaaactatcaaacaaaatttaataaaatcagaaaattatcaagagaacaaaccttggtcacaagcacacatccacctatagaaatcagaactgatcatgaaaacaaaacatcaatttatattctgaatatttatcgcttcttaacattggttagttaacggatccgtcgtataactaaccctaaccatcaaacaaccacagtgtccgcactagtaatttaattcaatggcagccttaagaactagataagttaattaatcaagaaaacataactgtCCGTAgtctatatttgatttgattgaatattctccttaagattaataacgtagatccgccataattattaaactcagttacTTCACAGGTTCATATACCATAGCTTCGGTTttaatatcaaacttagcaataaattttctacaataataacttagagtccactctagcaattaaaataaacaatcataggaaaaataagcataggagaacaaacatattcatcatataaactaaaaagaaaaggtaaaataaatctcacagttcttgaaattcaaaagtttttgtgtccttgcaaccaagaaaaacgatttagccttgcatgtttgttgaacaactaatcaaaaagatggacgaatacatgatttagggttttcttTAGAGGAGGGTGGGCATTTTTTCTCTTGTTGGCTGGCTACGGAtctcttctcttattctttttatatcctatgaaaccctagtctctattttacaaaatagtcatctcttaagtagacagtttacatttaagtactttaataactattttcctaaaaaagaagaaatagtcttgcatgaaatcttcaagctttaacTTAGAGAGCtaaattgctaaaataaaaacttggatatcagTTTAGATGCTTTGAAacataatttggactcgtttcttcacgaaacctgtttgctggtagaattcagttgtcatttttgaaaaatcatatctccctccaATGAACTCTTTTtgggctgaaatttggagcgtttataggcaTTTACAtcaggaatccaacaaaattgagtttgaatcaattggacttctgtagctctagatattcaagtcggaatgatcAAAGGTCAACACtagcagattgcgagatttgactttgaaagctgcgatttccatgctctttcttattttattgtcttgccttagatatctagaaaggtatggatgttagatttttaatgccactagaatcacttcatttcgacatTTAcagctcacgctctgcacaaaacatcgactgaaggtcaaatgtgccaattacctccaactTACTCTTTTTtacatctttcatccaaaagtgctttcaaaacataaaacaaagaatatcaaggcattatatatataaaacatatgcaacatactagttaaatgtgggtgaaactatcgaataatatggttgcatcatatCCCAATAGATATATGGCCGCTCTATCTTGAGCAAGTGACGTCTGAGTGGTTTACACGACGCTCActgtccggtgctggcaaccagaATCAGTCAATTCATGGCTCGATGACAACGCATACCGGCAGCTCCGttttgtttgctgcacatgtAAAACAGAtggtaaaaattaatataaatgaaatatattgttaaattaatttattgttaattaattttttttcattataggtcatgtctcttggacgtgagccgagcctgATGGAAGCTTTTTATTGAGATGCACGTGCAGAGTCAAGACTGCCAAAAAAgggcgcaacagttcgttgacattCGTGCTCAAACACTTTgaggtatgtttgttcaaccattttatttttgtaagttattatttttattgaattgaatatgatgattacttttttcattttcaggagacctataatagttGGTTGAGGGAGAGGTATGGGGACGATCCtttgacccatccggaattcgatctggatttgtggatggaagTTGGATCATCtagtggacccgataaaaatcgagTTTACGGGAACTCTAACACTATGATCTAGAACTTGCAAGCGGCTTGTAGTGTCTCAActgttgggagctcccaatcagtatcgggcacccaatctaaggagttcgagCAACACATGACTCAGCTCACCGAAACATACGACCACCTATCGACGAAGTATACAAAACTCAAAAACGAATCATGAACAACTTCTTCAAATAGTTATGAACATGGCATCACATAGTGGTGATCCATGTGCGCCTCCTCCTTTTTGGCCGTATAAACAACCaacctcctcctcttcctcctctccatccccaccattatgttaatttgtaatgaatattatttaactttattttttgatgtttaataaaaattttatttgcataattggttttcttacaattaattatataattttatattatgtattctaaataatttaatttttttaaaaaaaaattatgcaaataaaaaacataaaaaaatactcacCAAGGgtttttaccgacggaatgtaTCTGTTGGCATTTTGACAAAGAGCGGGGATCTTAGCGATgaatttaccgatggaataattCCATCGGCATTTCACAAAAGCTTGGTTCACATTTCGCAATCACCGATGGGTTAAGCGACAGAATCAATCCGTTGGCATTCATAGTAGCTTAGTGCAAATTTCACAATCATCGACGGAAATAGTCTGTCGATATTGCATACTCTCATTGACAGAATAAATCCGTTGGTATATTTCAAGcgggaactttttttttttggcacgcAATTTCCGTTTGTAAAACCATcggcaatgttttttttttaccgaccGCTTTAGCTACGGAATGAGGTATTACCAACAAAAGAAAAGCCGACGAACGGTTTTTGTTGGTGATATCATCGATAATAAAATTACCGATGAACTATGAATCACACACTAACAGAATTtctccgtcggtaaaactgtgaaatcttgtagtgactTTGCGCAAAGATTTACAATCAATACAGTTTGACAacagattaaatattttttataattcacttAGGGTGATGAATCCTCTCTTGGTTACTTAAATgtcttcatatagttcatgttatatcCAATATCTGTTCATTTTGTACCCTGTCCATTTGATATCCTTGATTATGAGAACTTGTAGTAGGATCAAAACATAATACTTCGtatataagataatttagtgatctcaagtccaAAGATCATTTACACAACTATCATGTGAGCCTTTCTTTAAACACAAATGATTTGTCCATATGAAATTCTCACGTGGGTTAGTTCAAAGTATATGTCATCCGACAAACACAGCATATTAGTTCTAGATATCCCTCATACCTCAACTTATGAGAATAATTACTTtctttcataaagaaaaaaaaacataatatgtatcagtCTCAACAATTCTAATTAATGTCCAGTCTTAATAAAGTGTTGACCAAGAATATTTAGGAACAATCTTTTTGATGCaataaaaatttcacaattataacaactttataatttccttTGCAAAATACTTTTGCtccaaaaaactttatttttacaatagatttattaatcaaatattagattcattaattaaatatttactgaatattaaagataaataaataaaactattaataaattaaatatatttacataaataaagtTAATGCCGATTATAATCAATCAATTAGCTATATCTCATGTAAACAAACAAATCTATATGCTAGATTTGAATTACAGTTATACATGAATGGTAGAAGTTGTTTATGACACAAAAGGGGTCGACATCAAACAAATCATAAGttgcaatatttttcttatccaAACAAATATCTGAaggatctttctctttttatcctgtattttgtttttcctttatggAGTATGGATTAAACAATGCAATCCACCACCCTCACCTGCCCTTATAAATAAGGCCCGATGAATCTCAAAGTCCACCAAAGCTAATCCTAAGTAACTAGCTAGTTACAAGCTTCTTCTCTGATCAGCAATTGCTTccctgcagttttttttttctcctcactTTGTGTTTCTTCCAAGAAAATTCTAGCTACTAGCAATTAGCTAGCTGTATCTAGCAaaagaatcacttcatttcttAGCAACACCAAGAAAAGGTTTCAGAAATGGATCAAGTCAGAGAGTTGGCATCAAAGAACGCTGCAGTTATCTTCACCAAGAGCTCATGCTGCATGTGCATAGTATCAAGAACACTTTTTTATGAACTAGGAGCAAGCCCTGCAATTCATGAGCTTGACCGTGAAACCAATGGGAGGGAAATGGAGTGGGCTTTACGTGGGCTAGGGTGCAATCCACCGTCCCAGCTGTCTTCATAGGTGGGAAAATGTGGTAGGATCAGCAAAAGATGTGCTATCCCTGCACCTGGATGGCTCTTTGAAACAAATGCTCATGGAAGCAAAAGCAATCTGGTTCTAGCTATAGTACCTCTCAAATAAGCCACATATAGTACTTTAGTTTTGATTctgtataatatatatgaaaatagcTCTTATGCTATGTTGAGAACAAAATTGTACTAagggcttttctttttcttgagttCCCTGACTACATTGTGTGCAAAAATGTAATATTATGAAAAGAATTCCTGAAGATCAGTTTCCAGTGGGTTTTTAAGATTTCAATGATGTTTTCAATTCTGTCATACTCAAAAACATACTTGCCAAACTTTCTGCATATTTTACTATGTTGGATGAATACCTATCTATAAAATCACATGTCAAAATCGGTCAACCGATGGGAAATATTTGTGGATAAAATGGTGTCTTTTCCTTGaagtaattttaagatttattataaCCTTAAACATGGTTTGGTTACTCCTAAATTTGGAATCGAGaccttttaattagtttatattatatacatgGATTACCTTTGACAAGGGGAAAGACAAAAAGGTGATGCTGGAACTTTTATGGCCTCCCATGTATTCCTTCATATCCGAAAGCAAAAAACTTTCTAACATGATTTAATGCTAAATTaacttataaatataatatgagaTGCATGCATATGGTTTCATAGATGTGCATATTTAGATATGGGCAGTAGTCATGCATTATGCATAAATATTCTCTCGCTTATATACACCAATGTTTGTACATGATGATCTGGAAATCTACACTAGGAAATTTTATGTACTTGAAAATCTGAACGCCTGCATGTCAGCATGTGTGTTGTGTGTGTATACAACGTGTTCTTATATCTTGCAGGACTCTTCTTACTATGATGGAAATTATGGTGACTCTCAGGACTCACTTATTCTTTACACACAACACTTGTCCATTTTAATCAAGAAGAGATGCATTTCTGGTATGCACGTGCGGACGTTGTTGACATGCAAGAGCTTGCACAGTTTGGAATGTAGCGGTATTATATACAATAGAGTCTCACATGATCGTGGGCTCGAAGGAATCATGCAATTTGGTAGGCGCAGCACAAAGAATCGCAGCACCGAAAGCAATCTTCGTTCCCAATCTTTCAACAAAAGGATTCCAAAGAAGGTGATTGTGGGAATCTGGTAAATTGACTAGCCTTCATagtatttctattttttgtgtGTATTTATAGAGAGTATCATATTCTGTGTCCATAAAATCTGCAAAAGATGGACAAATGGTCAATAGCATGAACACGTTTGTTAATAATTGTGTCCGATTCTATGAATCGATATCACAGCATGATCATAGCTTTTATCCTTCCATATCAGTGAAGATGAAGCAGTAGTTGATGCTTGTAAAACTAAAGTTTGTGAGTATTCAAGTTAGGATATGATATAACCAAATGAGATCTGACCTAGAAACTATATATGGATggtctaataaatattttttatagaattaaaataatatttagatatgCAAAACTAAGTTtagcatcttaaaaaaaaaaaatacaaccattaaatcaaactcaaattttttcttaagtagttttttgtttcaggaagccatttatattatttatcataccattggatttttcaaaattaggtTTAGAAGTTTTTGTTTGAGtcaattttgttagtttttctaggtatttatggatttattgttttaatttggattttgttttaattttttttagattttcagatttttagttgttttccTAGTAAAAATAGGATTTTATGAtctatttaatgattttgtaaatttttttaaggaaacaactatatatttattttttcagaaaaatataattagttgtCATATCATACGGTTATAATAGATGTGTAAAATTGTCAATATCGTAAGTACTGGAACAATATACACCGGTGCAGCAAAATTTGTCCGTCAACTTGTTCAGCTCAATGGAGGCACAGTAGTCCCCATCTCTGAAAGTATCTTTCACCCATATGGGCATCTAAGTAAAGCTCGTCGACTTTTGATGACTCCCCCTAAGCTGTCCTATATATAGTCTAGCATGAAAGCATAAGTTCAAACAACCTTCAGCTTTAATTGAAACCCTTTTCTCTCTTGCCTACTCTCACATTGGAACCAATTCTATTTGAATTTTAGGATCTGAATAAGCTCTAGAGAAAACCAAAGACTTCTTCACGATCATACTCCTGCACAAACTAAGAAGGCTTAATCAGGAGTGACAATTACATGGATAAGGTGATGGGATTGGCCTCTGAGAAGGGGGTAGTGATATTCAGCAAGAGCTCATGTTGCTTGTGTTATGCAGTCAAAATTCTATTCCAAGAAATTGGGGTGGACCCTCTGGTTTATGAGATTGACCAAGACCCTGAAGGCAGGGAAATGGAAAGGGCTCTCACAAGGTTGGGGTGTAACGCGCCTGTACCGGCTGTTTTTATCGGTGGAAAGCTGATGGGTTCCACGAACGAAGTCATGTCCCTCCACCTAAGTGGCTCACTCATTCAAATGCTCAAACCCTACAAGAACTAATCTTAATATACCACTTCATTATGAAGATGGAAGAATAAAAATTGGCTTGGTTAGTAGTCTAGCTAGTGTGTTCTATGCTTAGTAGTCATGTAGAAGTTGTTTGTGTTAAGTATTTCTTAGCTGTGATTAGCTCGTGTGTAATATGTTTCTTATGTTAATGAAGTTAGCTTTATATAAATGTGGTTATTTGCTTAATGCAGATTTTAAACATTGCCACAATCTCTGAATATTTTCATCAACCTTTTATCCCCACATCTGAAAGCACGacgaaaaataacttttaatcaGTTCCAGAAAGTATTCAGACGATCAGCATCATATATATGAACCAAATTTCTACCGGAATGAAAAccatttatgttttatattataaattctcagtggaaattcaaatcaattagTCACGTACCTATTCAAATCTATTACAATCCTGTAATCATGAGCACCATTAACATTTTCAACCACATTTACACTAGCACCATTATTTAAATATTCCAAGGCCATCATATATATATCTgctatttcttaattttttgacaGCGCCTGACCCTCAATTGTTCTCTCCGATTCTGATATTTGGACGGATGGCCTtggaatatttaaataattctgatatttaaatatatatataaaagttactCTAGTTAGCCATCTCCAACTTTTGAACTGCCTCGCATTCCTCCATATGCAAAAagtttaaaaaggaaaattcttttcttttttgtgctgCCTTGATTCTTCTACTTTAATCTTAGATAAAGAAGGGATTACATTCCTTGCCTTTAGCTCTTTTCAGCGGTGATAGTATCCGATTGTCTTGCTGAAAAGGAAGCGAGATCAGAACAACATAAGTGCGCTACACATCGCAGCattcttaaataaattttctcttTGCATATGTCTGATGTAGGATACTTTAggagattgttatttttagttatttttttggtttagttttctAATGTTCGgtgaattttatattaaatttataattatttgttatgatttttttttctttttaaggatTATAGTATATTTTTAGAGCTAGTATAAATagagatatttaattttgttttttggctttggtatttttcataaattaataaagagcttcttctatttttctcgTGTGAAGGATTATCTACGATGtctattatttttctcaagcaTTTTTCATTCAACCCTTCCtagtttttctttcaattctaaCTAATCTAGTTTTCTAGGTGTGTTAGTTGTTATTAAAGGCTAATTGTCCTAGTGATTTTTCTATCTTGAATTATCATGGTTAGAGGTCATATAGTAGGATGTGGTCATGGTCGAGGGAATGGATTTTAGACAAAGGAGGTCATTCTCTAATAGTTAAACATTCATTATGATTGAAGACTTGCAAATGTAGATTGTGGAAGTTAACTTGTTTGATGGATATCATGATTTAAAGGATTGTGAGATGAATGATAGCATATTCACATCTAGTTTTTGAGAACTCATATCATAAGCATGCACAAAGTAGGTAGCCTCATGTTTGGGGTGATTACaatgaaaaattagttttttcattGAAACTCCCCGAGTTTGTAGAGATTTTAAAGGATTGTTGATTGACTTTGTGAAGTTGAACATGTCTTTTGAGTACAAAAAGATCTTGGAGTAGATGAAGGTGAAACATATCACTATTAGATTAAAAGGTCGAGCTTCTATGTTGTTGGagtagttaaagaaaaattcatgCGACACAAGGCAAGCCCAAGATATGTGACTAGTagaagacgaagaagatgaATGATTATTATGTTATTATAGGATTAAGGCAACAATAACACCTAAGAGGTGAATTATGTGTTCAACtagtaatataataaatttgctattaactcaattaaacataattaaccaacaataattaaaaatgcttAAAGTAAAAAGTATATGGGTAAAAATTTCAAACTCGGTTTTAACGTGTTCGAAAAGTTTACATTCACACTCAAGCATCAAATTGGTTTTGAGTATTGTATTCTTTACTAATCCAAgccaaaaaattataatgtccTTGATGAATCCTGCTAAGTCCTTTTCACCACTTGaagaaatattcttttaaagatttttcacATTTGTGATGTACCTCATCAATGACCTAgagttttttacttaaattcttgaagaaattagaaatgTTTAAAATGTAACAACACTCTCTCAAGAGTAGATAATACAATTAAAAGTCTGGTCTCTCTATATCTCACAAGATAGCACTTAATGAATTGAAAATTGTTTAAATGTTATGAGAATGAAAATGTATACTCTTGTTTAATATGAAGTTTTAATGCACAAATATGAgtataattagaaattaatgattttgaagTGATTTTGCTATTAAGATAGCTTGTAtatgatatatgtttttattctttttataattttgtaattagacaaactatatatatgtttctAGCAAAAAATAGTTCTTTTATTTTCGTTACTTTTTCTCTGACAGATAAAATAGTCGACTGGTTCATATTAGTCAGGACAATTGGTTGATCGATTCCTCTAGATTCCCAAGTGTTCATCATTGATGAACAAGCAGTCCATCGCTTCATTTGGTATAGCCATGTGGTTGATCGATTCAACTTAAATTTAGATTTGACAGTTTTAAACTTGGTGAAACTTAAATTGATTACATGTATATCAATCTTACAATGCATGCAATGTGAAGTAtttgaattcattttaatttgtgttatcACATAAGATACAAAGATTTATACAATTTTCACTAAAATAAATCCTTAAGAACTAAGTCTTCACTTGCTTTGCATCCCGAActtgttgatttatttcttcATTCAATTCTTCATGCTTGTTGATGTGATATTCATATGAAAACTTGTCTAAACTTATTTCTCAACCAATCATATCATTAgtctattttcatttaattgttcccctcaaaatatataaatattaatatgtgaCCCAAAGATcaacaatcttttcttttttatgatgacaattaatgttataaatatagatataaaaaatgaatttcaccCTATATTTTGCACTATAGTGCCTTGAAGactttaacaattataaaacaatctataaatatatgtttCTCCCCAATAATCATATAATCAATTGTTTTATATCTATTCTCCCCTTTTTGTCGTCAACGAAAAGTAACAAGGAAAGCATAATAAACcataaagatatttaatataaaaacatttcataGTGTTCAAAATGTATATCCATTACaaataggaaaataaatacacaaacataaagaataaaaaaatgaaaatttatgttTGGTACAATTGATTAGGGTGGAGGATTCGAGAAAGTAAATTAACCATCATGTCCTTTATGTCATGCAAATCCTCTCAAATATGATGCACTTCTCCTTTAATATGTTGTAGATAATCTTCCATCCTAGATCACCAAGAACTAGTACCAGCATCTTTAGAAGAGGAAGTTGTAGGTGGAATCTTAAACATATCAGCAAACTCATTATCACCACcatatgttgttgttgttcttcttcATGTCTTTCTCAACATGACCTCCAATCTAGTCTTTAGAAAACCTAATCCCATCCTCATTCAGTATATATCCCATCTAAGTGACGGTTCTAGTATCTATTTCTATAGCCTTTGAATTTAGGTTACTATCTGTATTGGTGAGTAAAACCTTAAAGTACAAAAAATATAGTGGTTAGACATTGACCATATAGAagagatttttgtatttttatcataagcCACAATATTCCTTATCATAAATATAAGGAAGATTGATATGATGACCTCTAATCAAGCAATCTCTCAATCATATATCTATTGATGTAACTTCAtcaaaatgctttttttctttttgcataatATTATGTGTGATGAGGTGATGAATAAGCCTAGGTCATAAGCAAATTGTGGCTCTTAATCTTAGCACCTGGTGCAAAATCCAATCTACTGCTTCATCGTACATAAAATCTCTAATAGTAGGtataattttaacttaaaaaattctttCATGATTTTGAGTCTATAAAATGAGTAGGAAAACAGAAGACAGGAGGGTTgtttaagagagaaaaagacaTGTCaagagaagaaatcttgagaaaGAAACCAAATCcaacattaaacaaaaagaaaaggggaaaaaaaaggggaaaaaaaagatattttgagaAGAAGGTTAGAAGCTCTTAGAAAAGGCCATTAGAATCTGCTTAAACCAAgcaaaaaggaacaaaaaccAGTCCCAATCATCTTTTAAGGGTAAGTTATTCAACTTGATGGAAAGGTACAACTCATTGAGAGTACCCCTCCCTTCATTGGcccatttgcttttaatttaatttt
It encodes the following:
- the LOC118062749 gene encoding monothiol glutaredoxin-S9, whose protein sequence is MDKVMGLASEKGVVIFSKSSCCLCYAVKILFQEIGVDPLVYEIDQDPEGREMERALTRLGCNAPVPAVFIGGKLMGSTNEVMSLHLSGSLIQMLKPYKN